The following coding sequences are from one Streptomyces angustmyceticus window:
- a CDS encoding acyl-CoA dehydrogenase family protein yields the protein MAPAQPGRGRHAAGPWTADRIRTAVRDRLADHDPQATAPAAFLGALFDAGLAWVHFPPGYGGLGAPRALQAVVDGELAAAGIPPAAPGLHTIALGMAAPVLLAFGDEAQKRRFLRPLFTRQEVWCQLFSEPGAGSDLAALATRAVRDEASGDWIVNGQKVWTSVAHEAHWGLLVARTDPALPKHQGLTYFLVDMTAPGVEVRPLRQATGEAEFNEVFLTDVRIPDSRRVGAVGDGWKVANGTLMNERVAIGAGALPREGGMVGALARTWRERPELRTPGLHADVLRSWVEAEALRLTAERLRQQLAAGQPGPEGSAAKIAFARLNQRLSGLALELLGEEGLSYDDWTFRRPDPDEDLSGRSFGFLYLRAKGNSIEGGTTEILRNVIAERVLGLPQESRTDKTTPWKDLPR from the coding sequence ATGGCACCAGCACAACCAGGGCGCGGCAGGCACGCCGCCGGCCCCTGGACGGCCGACCGAATCCGGACCGCGGTCCGGGACCGACTCGCCGACCACGACCCGCAGGCCACCGCCCCGGCGGCCTTCCTGGGCGCCCTCTTCGACGCGGGTCTCGCCTGGGTCCACTTCCCGCCGGGCTACGGAGGGCTGGGCGCCCCGCGCGCCCTCCAGGCCGTCGTGGACGGGGAACTGGCGGCCGCCGGCATCCCCCCGGCCGCACCCGGCCTGCACACCATTGCCCTCGGCATGGCCGCGCCCGTGCTGCTGGCCTTCGGCGACGAGGCGCAGAAACGGCGGTTCCTGCGGCCGCTGTTCACCCGGCAGGAGGTGTGGTGCCAGCTGTTCAGCGAGCCCGGCGCCGGCTCCGACCTGGCGGCGCTCGCCACCCGGGCCGTCCGGGACGAGGCGTCGGGGGACTGGATCGTCAACGGGCAGAAGGTGTGGACCTCCGTCGCGCACGAGGCCCACTGGGGGCTCCTCGTCGCCCGGACCGACCCCGCTCTGCCCAAGCACCAGGGCCTGACGTACTTCCTCGTCGACATGACCGCCCCCGGCGTCGAGGTGCGCCCCCTGCGCCAGGCCACCGGTGAGGCCGAGTTCAACGAGGTGTTCCTGACCGACGTACGGATCCCCGACAGCCGGCGGGTCGGGGCGGTGGGGGACGGCTGGAAGGTCGCCAACGGCACCCTGATGAACGAACGGGTCGCCATCGGTGCCGGCGCGCTGCCCCGCGAGGGCGGCATGGTCGGGGCGCTGGCCCGCACCTGGCGCGAGCGGCCCGAACTGCGCACCCCCGGGCTGCACGCGGACGTGCTGCGGTCCTGGGTGGAGGCGGAGGCGCTGCGGCTGACCGCGGAGCGGCTGCGCCAGCAGCTCGCCGCCGGCCAGCCCGGCCCCGAGGGCTCGGCCGCCAAGATCGCCTTCGCGCGCCTCAACCAGCGGCTGTCCGGGCTGGCCCTGGAACTCCTCGGCGAGGAGGGCCTGTCGTACGACGACTGGACCTTCCGGCGCCCCGACCCGGACGAGGACCTGTCCGGGCGCTCCTTCGGCTTCCTCTACCTGCGGGCCAAGGGCAACTCGATCGAGGGCGGCACGACGGAGATCCTGCGCAATGTCATCGCCGAACGGGTGCTGGGCCTGCCGCAGGAGAGCCGGACCGACAAGACGACCCCGTGGAAGGACCTCCCCAGGTGA
- a CDS encoding acyl-CoA dehydrogenase family protein, whose product MTTSPRTAAGPGSADTGLLYSDVEDDLRKELRTLLTDRCPAADLPARVEAEQPHDTGLWTALAAELGVTGLPVPMERGGAGAGWRETAVVLEELGRAAAPVPYLASSVLATAALLAAGDGRLLPEVASGDRIAALAVPFSSPPDLPFPDTVRYADGGLSGTVTSVAGARSADVLLVPASGGDGPGLYAVDTAAVGHTVRRTARCSLDLTRPLADVALHAAPATALATGDEAGRLLRRALTTGAALLASEQLGVAQWCLSTTVAYVRERHQFARPVGSFQAVKHRLADLWTLVMQARAVARHAVAALDSGTADPAPEAALAKAFVSEVVVEAAETALQLHGGIGFTWEHPVHVYLKRAKSSALALGTADRHRAALAHLVDLPAAGA is encoded by the coding sequence GTGACCACCTCACCCCGTACCGCAGCCGGCCCCGGCTCCGCCGACACCGGCCTTCTCTACAGCGACGTCGAGGACGACCTCCGCAAGGAGCTGCGGACCCTGCTGACCGACCGCTGCCCCGCCGCGGACCTCCCGGCACGGGTGGAGGCCGAGCAGCCGCACGACACCGGCCTGTGGACCGCCCTCGCCGCGGAACTCGGCGTGACCGGGCTGCCCGTACCGATGGAGCGCGGTGGCGCGGGCGCCGGCTGGCGGGAGACCGCCGTGGTCCTGGAGGAGCTGGGCCGGGCCGCCGCCCCCGTGCCCTACCTGGCCAGCAGCGTCCTGGCGACCGCGGCGCTGCTCGCCGCGGGAGACGGCCGGCTGCTGCCCGAAGTCGCCTCCGGGGACCGGATCGCGGCGCTCGCGGTGCCGTTCTCCAGCCCGCCGGACCTGCCCTTCCCGGACACGGTGCGGTACGCCGACGGCGGGCTCAGCGGCACCGTCACCAGCGTCGCCGGAGCCCGGTCGGCGGATGTGCTGCTGGTCCCGGCGTCCGGCGGCGACGGCCCCGGGCTGTACGCCGTCGACACGGCCGCCGTGGGGCACACCGTGCGCCGCACCGCGCGCTGCTCGCTGGACCTGACCCGGCCGCTGGCCGACGTCGCCCTGCACGCGGCGCCCGCCACCGCCTTGGCCACCGGCGACGAGGCCGGTCGCCTGCTGCGCCGCGCGCTGACCACCGGGGCCGCCCTGCTGGCCTCCGAACAGCTCGGCGTCGCCCAGTGGTGCCTGTCCACGACGGTCGCCTATGTGCGGGAGCGGCACCAGTTCGCCCGGCCCGTCGGCTCGTTCCAGGCGGTCAAGCACCGGCTGGCCGATCTGTGGACGCTGGTGATGCAGGCCCGCGCGGTGGCCCGGCACGCCGTCGCGGCCCTCGATTCCGGGACCGCGGACCCGGCGCCGGAGGCCGCCCTGGCGAAGGCGTTCGTCTCCGAGGTCGTCGTCGAAGCCGCCGAGACGGCGCTGCAGTTGCACGGGGGGATCGGCTTCACCTGGGAGCACCCGGTGCACGTGTATCTGAAGCGGGCCAAGAGCAGCGCCCTGGCGCTCGGCACCGCCGACCGGCACCGCGCCGCGCTGGCCCACCTGGTGGACCTGCCGGCGGCCGGCGCCTGA
- a CDS encoding helix-turn-helix transcriptional regulator, with amino-acid sequence MKPRRRGPGPQGRSAPSLLPGRTTGRWRQARDRPHPPAAAPGTEARIIDRDTELFGRDDELAEIDRVLGGVTASRGGLLLLHGEPGCGRSALLEQAGRRARALGATVVTAHGAEAEFPLAYAGLHQVLRPLLPGVAGLPPAQAEALSGALRLTAAPHADRLDRFLVSAAALSLLTGAATAGRGLVCLIDDAQWLDRPSVDALLFVARRLGPHGVGLLLARRDPGPPRLADPVLPRLALPGLDAEAAGALLSRRSGVRADAAVVREVTAATGGSPLLLSELGTNLTSRHLTGREALPRPLPLESGVLRAFLGPVRALPAAVRLALLVTAAEESGDLPAVAAALGRLGAEPSSVDAAEASGLVSVTGGRIAFRSPALRTAVYGATHPARRRLVHRALAEVLRPRAGDGRRARQLAAAALGPDEAVAAELQEAGELAHRRGEYAGCAALLDRAAQLTADADRRAERLHDAARAAWQAGQAARTEELVREALPLTDRPGTTGRLLRLRGAVELRGGVLTDACPTLVRAAGLLAADAPDDAARTLIQAAEAASHIGDLARYGELGRAAGRLPGRSPVVECTRLLLTGIGHVVAADTDRGTRLITAGVAAAHTAGDPLLVAWAGVGTFYLGEAAAALELLARVADEARASGHAGVLSSNLEFTAQLEMFSGRMTGAEALNDEGLRLARESGQENLAAIHLARRAFMCALRGDERRCREAAEAALATALARRIGIAAATARHALACVALMHGSYGEALRLLDLVAVPEPGSGHPLVAFFSLPDRIEAAVRAGERQAAEEALESFERWQGRATHGEARALLARSRALLASDDATAAGLFAEALELHSGSVPVEKARTELYFGESLRRARRRREARGHLRSAAATFARVGAGPWAERARQELRAAGESPQADGAGARSGEGRFTPQEVRIARLAAEGSTNKEIAARLFLSSRTVEYHLYKIFPRLGITSRRELVRLFHEDPDLFG; translated from the coding sequence ATGAAACCTCGCCGCCGGGGCCCGGGCCCGCAGGGCCGGTCCGCACCGTCCCTCCTGCCCGGGCGGACGACGGGACGTTGGCGACAGGCCCGGGACCGGCCCCACCCGCCGGCGGCGGCTCCCGGTACGGAGGCAAGGATCATCGACAGGGACACCGAACTGTTCGGCCGTGACGACGAACTGGCCGAGATCGACCGCGTTCTCGGTGGTGTCACGGCCTCCCGCGGCGGCCTGCTCCTGCTGCACGGCGAACCCGGTTGCGGCCGGAGCGCCCTGTTGGAGCAGGCCGGGCGGCGCGCGCGGGCCCTGGGGGCGACCGTGGTCACGGCACACGGCGCCGAGGCCGAGTTCCCCCTCGCGTATGCGGGGCTGCACCAGGTGCTGCGCCCCCTGCTGCCGGGTGTCGCGGGCCTGCCGCCGGCCCAGGCCGAGGCGCTCTCGGGGGCACTGCGGCTGACCGCGGCGCCGCACGCGGACCGGTTGGACCGCTTCCTGGTGTCGGCGGCGGCCCTGTCGCTGCTGACCGGGGCCGCGACGGCGGGCCGCGGACTGGTCTGCCTGATCGACGACGCCCAGTGGCTGGACCGGCCCAGCGTGGACGCCCTGTTGTTCGTGGCCCGGCGGCTGGGGCCCCACGGCGTGGGCCTGCTGCTGGCGCGGCGGGATCCGGGGCCGCCCCGGCTCGCCGACCCCGTACTGCCCCGTCTCGCGCTGCCGGGCCTGGACGCGGAGGCCGCCGGCGCGCTGCTGTCGCGGCGGTCGGGGGTGCGGGCGGACGCGGCGGTCGTGCGCGAGGTGACGGCCGCGACCGGCGGGAGCCCGCTGCTGCTGAGTGAACTCGGCACGAATCTGACGTCGCGTCACCTCACGGGCAGGGAAGCCCTGCCCCGTCCCCTCCCCCTGGAGTCCGGGGTCCTCAGGGCGTTCCTCGGGCCGGTGCGCGCGCTGCCCGCCGCGGTCCGGCTGGCGTTGCTGGTGACGGCCGCGGAGGAGAGCGGCGATCTGCCGGCGGTGGCCGCCGCGCTCGGGCGCCTCGGGGCGGAGCCGTCGAGCGTGGACGCCGCGGAGGCGTCCGGCCTGGTGAGCGTCACCGGAGGGCGGATCGCGTTCCGCAGCCCGGCGCTGCGTACCGCCGTCTACGGCGCGACGCATCCGGCCCGGCGGCGGCTGGTGCACCGGGCACTGGCCGAGGTGCTGCGCCCCCGGGCCGGGGACGGCCGCCGGGCCCGGCAGCTCGCGGCGGCCGCGCTCGGCCCGGACGAGGCGGTGGCGGCCGAACTCCAGGAGGCCGGCGAACTCGCGCACCGGCGCGGGGAGTACGCCGGCTGCGCCGCGCTGCTGGACCGCGCCGCGCAGCTCACCGCGGACGCGGACCGGCGCGCCGAGCGGCTCCACGACGCCGCCCGCGCCGCCTGGCAGGCGGGGCAGGCCGCACGCACCGAGGAGCTGGTCCGCGAGGCGCTGCCCCTCACGGACCGGCCGGGGACGACGGGCCGGCTGCTGCGGCTGCGCGGCGCCGTCGAACTGCGCGGCGGGGTCCTCACCGACGCCTGCCCGACCCTGGTCAGGGCGGCCGGGCTGCTGGCGGCCGACGCGCCCGACGACGCGGCCCGGACCCTGATACAGGCCGCGGAGGCCGCCTCCCACATCGGGGATCTCGCCCGGTACGGCGAACTCGGCCGGGCCGCGGGCCGGTTGCCGGGCCGCTCCCCCGTCGTCGAGTGCACCCGGCTGCTGCTCACCGGCATCGGGCACGTCGTGGCGGCGGACACGGACCGGGGCACGCGGCTCATCACCGCCGGGGTCGCGGCGGCGCACACCGCGGGTGATCCGCTGCTGGTCGCCTGGGCCGGCGTGGGCACGTTCTACCTCGGGGAGGCGGCCGCGGCGCTGGAGCTGCTCGCCCGGGTCGCCGACGAGGCCCGGGCGTCGGGCCACGCGGGGGTGCTCTCCAGCAATCTGGAGTTCACGGCCCAGCTGGAGATGTTCAGCGGACGCATGACCGGTGCGGAGGCCCTCAACGACGAGGGGCTGCGGCTGGCCCGGGAGTCCGGGCAGGAGAACCTGGCCGCCATCCACCTGGCGCGGCGGGCCTTCATGTGCGCGCTGCGCGGGGACGAACGCCGCTGCCGGGAGGCGGCCGAGGCCGCCCTCGCCACGGCCCTCGCGCGCCGGATCGGCATCGCCGCCGCGACCGCCCGGCACGCGCTGGCCTGTGTGGCGCTGATGCACGGCTCGTACGGCGAGGCGCTGCGGCTGCTGGACCTGGTGGCGGTGCCCGAGCCCGGCTCCGGGCATCCGCTCGTGGCGTTCTTCTCCCTCCCGGACCGGATCGAGGCCGCCGTCAGGGCCGGGGAGCGGCAGGCCGCCGAGGAGGCGTTGGAGTCGTTCGAGCGATGGCAGGGCCGGGCGACGCACGGCGAGGCCAGGGCGCTGCTGGCCCGGTCGCGAGCCCTGCTGGCGTCCGACGACGCCACGGCGGCCGGGCTCTTCGCCGAGGCGCTGGAGCTGCACAGCGGCAGCGTGCCGGTGGAGAAGGCGCGCACCGAGCTGTACTTCGGCGAGTCCCTGCGGCGCGCCCGCAGGCGGCGGGAGGCCCGTGGGCATCTGCGCTCGGCCGCCGCGACGTTCGCCCGGGTGGGGGCCGGGCCGTGGGCCGAGCGGGCGCGGCAGGAGCTGCGGGCCGCCGGCGAGAGCCCGCAGGCCGACGGGGCGGGTGCGCGGAGCGGCGAAGGGCGGTTCACCCCGCAGGAGGTGCGGATCGCGCGGCTCGCGGCGGAGGGGAGCACCAACAAGGAGATCGCCGCGCGGCTCTTCCTCAGCTCCCGGACCGTCGAGTACCACCTGTACAAGATCTTTCCCCGGCTGGGCATCACGTCCCGCAGGGAGCTGGTGCGGCTCTTCCACGAGGACCCGGACCTGTTCGGCTGA
- a CDS encoding 3-hydroxyacyl-CoA dehydrogenase NAD-binding domain-containing protein — protein sequence MTDTMIRWEQDEDGIVVLTMDDPTGSVNVLNAVFAASLDAAVARLEAERETVTGVILTSAKRSFFAGADLTVLRRTAPDRAAELARASDHLKGLLRRLETLGRPVVAAVNGAAIGGGLEVALACHHRIALDAAGSRIGLPEVTLGLLPGAGGLTRTVRMLGLHEALSSVVLTGRLFTPPQALAKGLVDEVAESAGDMFLRAREWIARTPGAAQPWDVEGYRIPGGAATSRTFNHSVVVPFSATVRNRGRGTKMDAPHHILAAAVEGTQVDIDTALAIETRYLAELACGQISSNMIKAFHFDTEHIANGGSRPEGFPAHRVRRAVVLGAGMMGAGIAYVCAAAGIDVVLKDIDGAAAERGKAYSRKILDRAVSRGQLTEDGRAAVLDRITPTDRAEDAAGADLVIEAVFEDAGLKKQVFAEIEPYLAPDAVLASNTSTLPITGLAEGVRRPEDFVGLHFFSPVDKMALLEIIVGEKTSDATLARAFDLARQIGKTPIVVGDSRGFFTSRVISTFLNEALSLIAEGAAPASVEQAGMQAGYPTAPLALFDELNMKLAQHVRRETQAAYAAEGRTLPHQAAYDVIDRMVEWGRPGRLEGAGFHDYADGERVRLWPGLADAFPADDPPVPFADMQERMLFAEALESVRCLDEGVLRSVPDANVGSILGIGFPAWTGGVLQYVNQYEGGPAGFVARAHELAARYGERFTPPASLVARAERGEVYE from the coding sequence ATGACCGACACCATGATCCGCTGGGAGCAGGACGAGGACGGCATCGTCGTCCTGACCATGGACGACCCCACCGGCTCCGTGAACGTGCTGAACGCCGTCTTCGCCGCCTCGCTCGACGCCGCCGTGGCACGCCTGGAGGCCGAGCGGGAGACTGTGACCGGCGTGATCCTCACGTCCGCCAAGCGGAGCTTCTTCGCCGGCGCCGACCTCACCGTGCTCCGCCGGACCGCGCCCGACCGGGCGGCGGAGCTGGCGCGCGCCTCGGACCACCTCAAGGGCCTGCTGCGCCGGCTGGAGACGCTGGGCCGGCCGGTGGTCGCGGCGGTGAACGGCGCGGCGATCGGCGGCGGCCTGGAGGTCGCGCTGGCCTGCCACCACCGGATCGCGCTGGACGCGGCGGGCAGCCGGATCGGGCTGCCCGAGGTGACCCTGGGGCTGCTCCCGGGCGCCGGCGGGCTGACCCGTACGGTGCGCATGCTGGGCCTGCACGAGGCGCTGTCCTCCGTCGTACTGACGGGCCGGCTGTTCACCCCGCCGCAGGCGCTGGCGAAGGGCCTGGTCGACGAGGTGGCCGAGTCCGCCGGGGACATGTTCCTGCGGGCCCGGGAGTGGATCGCCCGGACGCCCGGGGCGGCGCAGCCGTGGGACGTCGAGGGCTACCGCATCCCCGGTGGTGCCGCGACCTCCCGGACCTTCAACCACTCGGTCGTGGTGCCGTTCTCCGCGACCGTCCGCAACCGGGGCCGGGGAACCAAGATGGACGCCCCGCACCACATCCTGGCCGCGGCGGTCGAGGGCACCCAGGTCGACATCGACACCGCGCTGGCCATCGAGACGCGCTACCTCGCCGAGCTGGCCTGCGGGCAGATCTCCTCGAACATGATCAAGGCGTTCCATTTCGACACGGAGCACATCGCGAACGGCGGCAGCCGCCCCGAGGGCTTCCCCGCGCACCGGGTGCGCAGGGCGGTGGTACTGGGCGCCGGCATGATGGGCGCGGGCATCGCGTATGTGTGCGCCGCGGCCGGTATCGACGTCGTCCTGAAGGACATCGACGGGGCGGCCGCCGAGCGGGGCAAGGCGTACTCGCGGAAGATCCTGGACCGTGCGGTCTCCCGCGGGCAGTTGACCGAGGACGGCCGTGCGGCGGTGCTGGACCGGATCACGCCCACGGACCGGGCCGAGGACGCGGCCGGGGCGGACCTGGTGATCGAGGCGGTCTTCGAGGACGCCGGGCTCAAGAAGCAGGTGTTCGCCGAGATCGAGCCGTATCTGGCACCGGACGCGGTGCTCGCCTCGAACACGTCCACCCTGCCCATCACCGGTCTCGCCGAGGGGGTGCGCCGGCCGGAGGACTTCGTCGGCCTGCACTTCTTCTCCCCGGTCGACAAGATGGCGCTGCTGGAGATCATCGTCGGCGAGAAGACCTCGGACGCGACGCTGGCCAGGGCCTTCGACCTCGCCCGGCAGATCGGCAAGACACCGATCGTGGTGGGCGACAGCCGCGGCTTCTTCACCAGCCGGGTGATCAGCACCTTCCTCAACGAGGCGCTGAGCCTGATCGCCGAGGGCGCCGCCCCGGCGTCCGTGGAGCAGGCCGGGATGCAGGCCGGCTATCCGACCGCGCCGCTGGCCCTGTTCGACGAGCTGAACATGAAGCTGGCCCAGCACGTCCGCAGGGAGACCCAGGCCGCCTACGCGGCGGAGGGGCGCACACTGCCCCATCAGGCGGCCTATGACGTCATCGACCGGATGGTGGAGTGGGGGCGCCCCGGCCGCTTGGAGGGTGCCGGTTTCCACGACTACGCCGACGGCGAGCGGGTGCGGCTGTGGCCGGGGCTGGCCGACGCCTTCCCGGCGGACGACCCGCCGGTTCCCTTCGCCGACATGCAGGAACGGATGCTGTTCGCCGAGGCACTGGAGTCCGTCAGGTGCCTGGACGAGGGGGTGCTGCGGTCGGTGCCGGACGCCAATGTGGGCTCGATCCTCGGGATCGGGTTCCCCGCGTGGACGGGCGGCGTGCTGCAGTACGTGAACCAGTACGAGGGCGGGCCCGCCGGGTTCGTCGCCCGCGCGCACGAACTGGCCGCGCGCTACGGGGAGCGGTTCACGCCACCGGCCTCGCTGGTGGCGCGCGCCGAGCGGGGGGAGGTGTACGAGTAG
- a CDS encoding acetyl-CoA C-acetyltransferase — protein MTTEAFLYEAIRTPRGRGKKSGALHGTKPITLLTGLIDELLRRHPDLDPAAIDDLVLGSVMPVGDQGGNIAKAAALAAGLPDTVCGVQLNRYCSSGLEAVNTAAARVRSGWDELIVAGGVESMSRVPMGSDGGPWAFDPETSRKGAFVPQGVSADLIATMEGFTREDVDAYALRSQQRAAAAWSGGYFAKSVVPVVDHGVPVLDHDELVRPDTTLSGLGALPASFAAPGALYDAIALQKYHWVERIEHVHTPGNSSGIVDGASLVLIGSERAGAALDLTPRARIVAAALTGTDPLIMLTGPAPATRKVLDLAGLTLDDIDLFELNEAFASVVLKFVKELGVPMEKVNVNGGAIAMGHPMGATGAMLVGTVVDELERRQARRALVTLCVGGGMGIATVIERL, from the coding sequence ATGACCACCGAGGCATTCCTCTACGAAGCGATCCGCACCCCGCGCGGGCGCGGCAAGAAGAGCGGCGCCCTCCACGGCACCAAACCCATCACCTTGCTGACCGGCCTGATCGACGAGCTGCTGCGCCGGCACCCCGACCTGGACCCGGCGGCGATCGACGACCTCGTCCTGGGCTCCGTCATGCCGGTCGGCGACCAGGGCGGCAACATCGCGAAGGCGGCGGCGCTGGCCGCGGGCCTGCCCGACACGGTCTGCGGCGTCCAGCTCAACCGCTACTGCTCCTCGGGCCTGGAGGCGGTCAACACGGCCGCGGCGCGGGTGCGTTCCGGCTGGGACGAGCTGATCGTGGCCGGCGGTGTGGAGTCGATGTCGCGGGTGCCCATGGGCTCGGACGGCGGCCCGTGGGCCTTCGACCCGGAGACCAGCCGCAAGGGCGCCTTCGTGCCGCAGGGCGTCAGCGCCGACCTGATCGCCACCATGGAGGGCTTCACCCGCGAGGACGTGGACGCCTACGCGCTGCGGTCGCAGCAGCGTGCCGCGGCCGCGTGGTCCGGCGGCTACTTCGCCAAGTCCGTCGTCCCGGTGGTGGACCACGGCGTGCCGGTGCTGGACCACGACGAACTGGTGCGGCCGGACACCACCTTGAGCGGGCTCGGCGCGCTGCCCGCGTCGTTCGCGGCGCCGGGTGCCCTCTACGACGCGATCGCCCTGCAGAAGTACCACTGGGTGGAGCGGATCGAGCATGTGCACACCCCCGGGAACTCCTCCGGCATCGTCGACGGGGCGTCCCTGGTGCTGATCGGCAGCGAGCGGGCCGGCGCCGCTCTCGACCTCACGCCGCGCGCCCGGATCGTGGCCGCCGCCCTGACCGGCACCGACCCCCTGATCATGCTGACCGGACCGGCCCCGGCGACCCGCAAGGTGCTCGACCTGGCCGGGCTCACCCTCGACGACATCGACCTCTTCGAGCTCAACGAGGCGTTCGCCTCGGTGGTGTTGAAGTTCGTCAAGGAGCTGGGCGTGCCGATGGAGAAGGTCAACGTCAACGGCGGCGCCATCGCGATGGGGCATCCCATGGGAGCCACCGGAGCGATGCTCGTCGGCACCGTCGTCGACGAACTGGAGCGCCGTCAGGCCCGCCGCGCCCTCGTCACGCTGTGCGTCGGCGGCGGGATGGGCATCGCCACCGTCATCGAGCGGCTGTGA
- a CDS encoding CaiB/BaiF CoA transferase family protein: MGPLTGLQVVEIGAQGPGPFCATVLADLGARVVRIDRPAEVDRPFDDVILGRSRRSVAVDLKAPEGRAVAQRLTDRADVLIEGFRPGVMERLGLGPEPCLDTNPRLIYGRMTGWGQTGPLAHAAGHDINYTALSGALSAIGRPGSGPVIPLNLLADFGGGGMLLAVGILAALQARTTTGRGQVVDAAMADGVAQLMGIFYGLSQQGSWLPGAGTNWLDGGAHFYDTYETADGRHVSFGAVEPQFQQAMYRALGLDPADFADAWDRSRWPEYKKRIAEVVRQRTRDEWCAVFEDVDACFAPVLSLEEAPRHPHFAARESFVTCEGLVQHAPAPRFGDTPCAPPTRAARPGDATAAVLAEAGYSAAETEELLAAGVVAAASSAG; encoded by the coding sequence ATGGGGCCGTTGACCGGTCTGCAGGTAGTCGAAATCGGTGCTCAGGGCCCCGGGCCGTTCTGTGCGACGGTCCTGGCGGATCTCGGCGCCCGGGTCGTACGGATCGACCGGCCGGCCGAAGTGGACCGCCCGTTCGACGACGTCATCCTGGGCCGCAGCCGGCGGTCGGTCGCCGTCGATCTGAAGGCCCCCGAAGGCCGCGCGGTGGCGCAGCGGCTGACCGACCGCGCCGATGTGCTCATCGAGGGCTTCCGGCCCGGTGTCATGGAGCGGCTGGGGTTGGGTCCCGAGCCGTGTCTCGACACCAACCCGCGCCTGATCTACGGGCGGATGACGGGCTGGGGACAGACCGGGCCGCTGGCTCACGCGGCCGGCCATGACATCAACTACACGGCACTGTCGGGGGCGTTGTCGGCCATCGGACGGCCGGGCAGCGGCCCGGTGATTCCGCTCAACCTGCTCGCCGACTTCGGCGGCGGGGGCATGCTGCTGGCCGTCGGGATCCTCGCCGCGCTGCAGGCGCGCACCACCACCGGCCGCGGTCAGGTGGTGGACGCGGCGATGGCCGACGGCGTGGCGCAGCTGATGGGCATCTTCTACGGCCTCAGCCAGCAGGGCAGTTGGCTGCCCGGGGCGGGCACCAACTGGCTGGACGGCGGTGCGCACTTCTACGACACGTACGAGACCGCCGACGGCCGCCATGTGAGTTTCGGTGCGGTCGAGCCGCAGTTCCAGCAGGCGATGTACCGGGCCCTGGGGCTGGACCCGGCCGACTTCGCCGACGCGTGGGACCGGAGCCGCTGGCCGGAGTACAAGAAGCGGATCGCCGAGGTGGTCCGGCAGCGCACCCGCGACGAGTGGTGTGCGGTGTTCGAGGACGTCGACGCCTGCTTCGCGCCGGTCCTCTCCCTGGAGGAGGCTCCCCGGCATCCGCACTTCGCGGCCCGCGAGAGCTTCGTGACCTGCGAGGGGCTGGTGCAGCACGCGCCGGCGCCCCGCTTCGGCGACACCCCGTGCGCACCGCCGACCCGGGCCGCCCGGCCCGGCGACGCCACGGCCGCGGTGCTCGCCGAGGCGGGCTACTCGGCCGCGGAGACGGAGGAGCTCCTGGCCGCCGGCGTGGTGGCCGCCGCCTCGTCCGCCGGGTGA
- the fabG gene encoding 3-oxoacyl-ACP reductase FabG, whose amino-acid sequence MPDPSHRVAVVTGGARGIGAATARRLAADGMSVAVLDLDAAACEPVVAAITAAGGRALAVAADVSDTDQVDAATARIAGALGPPTVLVNNAGVLRDNLLHKMSEADWETVMGVHLRGAFLMTRAAQRYMTEQRWGRIVNLSSTSARGNRGQANYAAAKAGLQGFTRTLAVELGKFNITANAVAPGFVVTEMTRATAARVGADFEELRAHMAGLIPVARVGEPEDIAHAVSFLVGEEAGFVSGQVLYVSGGPQG is encoded by the coding sequence ATGCCGGACCCGTCCCACCGCGTAGCCGTTGTCACCGGCGGTGCCCGAGGCATCGGCGCCGCCACCGCCAGACGCCTCGCCGCCGACGGCATGTCCGTCGCGGTCCTGGACCTCGACGCCGCCGCCTGCGAGCCCGTGGTCGCCGCCATCACCGCGGCCGGCGGCCGGGCCCTGGCCGTCGCGGCGGACGTCTCCGACACCGACCAGGTCGACGCCGCCACGGCCCGGATCGCCGGCGCACTCGGCCCGCCGACGGTGCTGGTCAACAACGCGGGCGTGCTGCGCGACAACCTCCTGCACAAGATGTCGGAGGCCGACTGGGAGACGGTCATGGGCGTCCATCTGCGCGGGGCCTTCCTGATGACCCGGGCGGCCCAGCGGTACATGACCGAGCAGCGCTGGGGCCGGATCGTGAACCTGTCCTCGACCTCGGCCCGCGGAAACCGGGGGCAGGCCAACTACGCGGCGGCCAAGGCGGGACTCCAGGGATTCACCAGGACGCTCGCCGTGGAGCTGGGCAAGTTCAACATCACCGCCAACGCGGTCGCCCCGGGCTTCGTCGTCACCGAGATGACCCGCGCCACCGCGGCCCGCGTGGGCGCCGACTTCGAGGAACTGCGGGCGCACATGGCCGGGCTGATACCCGTCGCGCGGGTCGGCGAGCCCGAGGACATCGCCCACGCGGTGTCCTTCCTGGTGGGGGAGGAGGCCGGCTTTGTCTCCGGCCAGGTCCTCTACGTCTCGGGCGGTCCGCAGGGATGA